Proteins encoded within one genomic window of Bacillus sp. F19:
- a CDS encoding DUF6022 family protein encodes MNETKPLKEFLQERKESSIATIAQYIEDHIAENWQSLFENNRDKLMQAYNEAGDRAYGTYLHLLFLSVHKELNKAGLRAEPRLPGDFGISREWGNMEDRQRWMWSTIFSMNEEPLGTLVTIVFHDHTQFRVPRQPEIIALLETHKEDVVEALSFRSIDFKQAREFKIEYEEYVQNQHNKG; translated from the coding sequence ATGAATGAGACCAAACCGTTAAAAGAGTTTCTTCAGGAAAGGAAAGAAAGTAGCATTGCCACGATCGCTCAGTACATTGAGGACCATATCGCGGAAAACTGGCAAAGCCTCTTCGAGAATAACCGGGATAAGTTGATGCAAGCATATAATGAGGCAGGCGATAGGGCGTACGGGACGTATTTACATCTGCTGTTTTTATCTGTTCATAAAGAGCTTAATAAGGCAGGATTGCGTGCGGAACCTAGATTGCCAGGCGATTTCGGCATTTCAAGAGAGTGGGGCAACATGGAAGACAGACAACGTTGGATGTGGAGCACCATTTTTTCTATGAATGAAGAGCCTTTAGGTACCTTAGTCACTATTGTGTTTCATGATCACACGCAGTTTCGGGTTCCCCGTCAGCCTGAAATCATCGCTTTACTCGAAACGCACAAGGAGGATGTCGTTGAGGCCCTCTCTTTCCGTTCCATTGACTTCAAGCAGGCGCGTGAATTCAAGATTGAATACGAAGAATACGTGCAGAATCAGCATAACAAAGGCTGA
- a CDS encoding DinB family protein, whose protein sequence is MVKQLIVGDATHELATTRRILGRLPEEHMSWKPHEKSMTLGGLATHLINLLNWQIAIFQYPEFDLSTVPLRREPLEKRADVLEEFDVNVDKFEKLLAECDEKTLGEEWTLRHGNHIILREPRAIALRTFGLSHMVHHRAQLGVYLRLLDIPVPGIYGPSADEEAQ, encoded by the coding sequence ATGGTCAAACAACTGATCGTCGGCGATGCAACGCATGAACTGGCCACTACGCGCCGCATTCTGGGACGCTTGCCCGAGGAGCATATGTCGTGGAAGCCGCACGAGAAATCGATGACGCTCGGCGGGCTGGCCACGCACCTGATCAACCTGCTGAACTGGCAAATCGCGATTTTTCAGTACCCGGAGTTCGATCTTTCGACCGTGCCGTTGCGGCGGGAGCCTTTGGAAAAACGCGCTGACGTTCTGGAGGAGTTCGACGTGAACGTCGACAAGTTTGAAAAGCTGCTCGCCGAATGCGACGAGAAAACGCTCGGCGAGGAATGGACGCTGCGCCACGGCAACCATATCATCCTCCGCGAGCCGCGGGCGATCGCGCTCCGCACCTTCGGATTAAGCCACATGGTCCACCACCGGGCGCAGCTCGGGGTATACTTGCGGCTTCTCGATATTCCGGTGCCGGGCATCTACGGTCCCTCGGCCGACGAGGAAGCCCAATGA
- a CDS encoding DUF3231 family protein, which produces MTENRTKLTSAEIGAIWTAYMNDSMSKCMLGYFLKDVEDQEIRSIIQQAYDLSSTHIEKLTYLFQEEQLPLPTAFSSEDVNMNAPRLYTDTFMLEYIGHISRAGLLAYGGYVAMSARKDIRAYFMEGLTEVSNLYDTGADVSLSKGLFVRAPYIAYPTKTDFIDSKNYFSGLNPFTNKRPLNTIEISYLHMNTQTNVIGGSLALSFAQTSSSENIQKWMLRGRDITKKHVQVFTKMLIDNDIQPPLSSEVAITDSTTPPFSDKLTMFFMSLLSAIGTGNYATAAAASQRNDLAINYERLSLEIAQYAKDGLDIMISNEWIEQPPGTMDKEKLARNKNQNS; this is translated from the coding sequence ATGACCGAAAACCGTACAAAACTAACCTCAGCCGAAATAGGCGCAATTTGGACTGCTTACATGAATGATAGTATGTCCAAGTGCATGTTAGGTTATTTTCTTAAAGATGTAGAGGATCAAGAAATTCGTTCTATTATCCAACAAGCCTATGACCTTTCATCTACCCACATCGAAAAACTTACTTATTTGTTTCAAGAAGAACAACTCCCATTACCTACAGCATTTTCAAGTGAAGATGTGAATATGAATGCTCCTCGCTTATATACTGATACGTTTATGCTTGAATATATTGGCCACATATCGAGAGCTGGTTTACTTGCATATGGTGGCTACGTTGCAATGAGTGCTAGAAAAGACATAAGAGCCTATTTTATGGAGGGGCTTACAGAAGTATCTAACTTATACGACACTGGTGCGGATGTATCTCTTTCAAAAGGATTATTTGTTAGAGCACCTTATATCGCTTATCCAACTAAAACAGACTTTATAGACAGCAAAAATTATTTTAGTGGGTTAAATCCATTTACCAACAAAAGACCACTAAATACAATAGAGATATCTTACTTACATATGAATACCCAAACCAACGTTATAGGAGGAAGCTTGGCACTTAGTTTTGCTCAAACATCCTCGAGTGAAAATATTCAAAAATGGATGTTAAGAGGAAGAGATATTACAAAAAAACATGTTCAAGTCTTTACAAAGATGCTTATTGATAACGATATACAACCACCTCTTTCGTCAGAAGTTGCTATTACTGATTCAACAACACCGCCTTTTTCAGATAAATTAACAATGTTTTTTATGTCATTGTTAAGTGCCATTGGAACAGGTAATTATGCAACGGCAGCAGCCGCAAGTCAGCGAAATGATTTAGCCATAAATTACGAACGTCTATCACTTGAAATCGCTCAATATGCGAAGGATGGTCTCGATATCATGATTAGTAATGAATGGATCGAACAACCACCTGGAACGATGGATAAAGAGAAACTTGCAAGAAATAAGAACCAAAATAGTTAA
- a CDS encoding YjcZ family sporulation protein, with translation MSDFRDDFRRKDNDFVLIVVLFILLIIVGAAFMKDHY, from the coding sequence ATGAGTGATTTTCGTGATGATTTTCGTAGAAAAGACAACGATTTTGTGTTAATCGTTGTATTGTTTATCTTATTGATTATTGTAGGCGCAGCATTTATGAAAGACCACTACTAA
- a CDS encoding DUF1259 domain-containing protein, whose translation MKRKDMEKLCREFARILGGIGSLDENGVCLVQKFRDIDFTILGRKTNSPLVNPQFFTFENLDSKGRALNLGETVLLEKEINPLLTELRKRDIIVTAVHNHWLFDEPRAMYMHFESVEPPLEFAKKVREALKVLKD comes from the coding sequence ATGAAGAGGAAAGATATGGAAAAATTATGTCGGGAATTTGCTAGAATCCTTGGCGGCATTGGTAGTTTAGATGAAAATGGGGTTTGTCTTGTACAAAAGTTTCGCGATATTGACTTTACGATTCTTGGCCGTAAAACGAATTCTCCACTAGTCAACCCTCAATTTTTTACGTTTGAAAATCTCGACAGCAAAGGGAGAGCTTTAAATTTAGGCGAAACAGTACTTTTAGAAAAAGAAATTAACCCATTATTAACTGAACTTCGAAAAAGGGACATTATCGTTACCGCCGTCCATAATCACTGGTTATTTGACGAACCACGGGCGATGTATATGCACTTTGAATCGGTTGAACCACCACTAGAATTTGCTAAAAAAGTAAGAGAAGCATTGAAAGTATTAAAAGATTAA
- a CDS encoding YmaF family protein, producing MKRVGKNDFVSGFVPNHNHGSVDYTSVNDDHVHQCLDVTSPPISAGEGSHIHYTEGYVLFEDGHTHYYKAYSGPAIPVGNGMHVHYYDFYTTEDDGHRHRVTGVDQPAPGNK from the coding sequence ATGAAAAGAGTAGGAAAGAATGATTTTGTCTCAGGGTTTGTTCCAAATCATAATCATGGCTCTGTCGACTATACATCTGTCAATGACGACCATGTTCATCAGTGTCTTGATGTGACATCTCCACCGATTTCGGCTGGGGAGGGGAGTCATATTCACTATACAGAAGGATATGTTCTCTTTGAAGATGGGCATACTCATTATTATAAAGCTTATTCAGGTCCAGCTATTCCCGTTGGGAACGGCATGCACGTTCATTATTACGATTTTTACACAACCGAGGATGACGGACATCGACATCGTGTTACAGGAGTAGATCAACCAGCCCCAGGGAATAAGTAA
- a CDS encoding flavin monoamine oxidase family protein produces the protein MLNYVFPQLPPDQMVSFIRNGLNKTQNPKKIIIVGAGMSGLVAASLLKDAGHNVTILEADERMGGRVYTLKSDFTDGLYLEAGAMRIPHTHYLTLEYIKKFHLSVNRFINSTPNDIIYARGIKTRLKFYKQNPDILRFPVAPHERGKTASELLTLAIKPITDFINQNPQRNWPLVIKELDKYSMDAFLRYNPFGVTLSPAAIEMIKVLLSLGGFPELSFLELLRELMILFTPDVRFYEIPGGNDQLPKAFLPQLKDNIMFGHKVTKITQHHNQVTLDSIHTKILRPFQITGDLAIVTIPFSILQFVEVEPRNSFSENKWKAIRDLHYVGSTKTGIQFKSRFWEREGMFGGNTASDLPITYTQYPSHGVGTSSGPGVILASYTWEDDALPWDSLNTENRLEYALRNLATIHGEQVYREFITGTGFSWVRNPYSGGAFAMFKPEQITELSPYIASPEGRVHFAGEHASTVHGWIQGAIESGIRVADEVNDLQRTLFIEEELTQILKQ, from the coding sequence ATGTTAAATTACGTATTTCCTCAATTACCACCCGATCAAATGGTTTCGTTCATCAGAAATGGACTTAACAAAACACAAAACCCCAAAAAGATCATCATTGTCGGCGCAGGGATGTCAGGACTTGTCGCTGCTTCATTATTAAAGGACGCCGGACACAATGTTACAATCCTTGAAGCAGACGAAAGAATGGGTGGCCGTGTCTACACGTTGAAATCTGATTTTACTGATGGATTATATCTTGAAGCAGGCGCAATGCGTATTCCTCATACTCATTATTTAACATTGGAATACATAAAAAAATTTCACCTATCAGTTAATCGGTTTATTAACAGTACTCCTAACGACATCATCTATGCTAGAGGAATTAAGACCCGATTGAAGTTTTATAAACAGAACCCTGATATTCTAAGGTTTCCGGTAGCTCCACATGAAAGAGGTAAAACGGCTTCAGAATTGCTTACATTAGCAATAAAACCCATCACAGATTTTATCAACCAAAACCCGCAGAGAAATTGGCCTTTGGTCATAAAAGAACTTGATAAATACTCGATGGATGCATTTTTGAGATATAACCCGTTTGGTGTCACTTTATCACCGGCTGCTATCGAAATGATTAAAGTACTTCTTTCACTGGGAGGATTCCCGGAGCTCTCTTTCCTGGAATTATTGCGTGAACTGATGATTTTATTTACCCCTGATGTTCGCTTCTATGAGATCCCGGGTGGAAACGACCAACTTCCTAAAGCATTTCTCCCACAATTGAAGGATAACATTATGTTTGGGCATAAGGTGACGAAAATTACACAGCATCATAACCAAGTAACGCTTGACTCTATCCATACCAAAATCTTGAGACCATTTCAAATCACCGGTGATCTTGCCATCGTGACCATTCCCTTTTCGATATTGCAATTTGTCGAGGTTGAACCCCGGAATTCCTTTTCCGAAAACAAATGGAAAGCGATCCGTGACCTACATTATGTTGGCTCCACTAAAACCGGTATCCAGTTTAAAAGCAGGTTCTGGGAAAGAGAAGGTATGTTTGGGGGAAACACAGCTTCTGACCTCCCTATTACATACACTCAATATCCAAGCCATGGGGTGGGTACATCATCCGGGCCAGGTGTCATTTTGGCTAGTTATACATGGGAAGATGATGCGTTACCTTGGGATAGTTTGAATACTGAAAATCGACTGGAATATGCATTGAGAAATTTGGCCACCATTCATGGGGAACAGGTGTATCGTGAGTTTATAACAGGAACGGGCTTTAGTTGGGTTCGAAATCCGTATTCCGGTGGAGCTTTTGCTATGTTTAAACCGGAACAGATAACAGAACTATCTCCCTATATTGCTTCTCCGGAAGGTCGTGTTCACTTTGCCGGTGAACACGCTTCAACAGTTCACGGTTGGATCCAAGGTGCAATTGAATCAGGTATACGGGTTGCAGATGAAGTTAATGACTTACAGAGGACTCTTTTTATCGAGGAAGAATTAACGCAAATTCTTAAGCAGTAA
- a CDS encoding S8 family serine peptidase: MVKKAIKSKIVKNLTIAALSCSFILSSMGQTPYVPKAASYSKAEEILGSLTPEQRAALKQISTNEETGLQLSSDIDLTSLDLTNVIVEFKNKPAKVAQVVAGKQGQPLSETEAADLVNQDHETFNKDFQQLKDENNKKVDVKIERYYKHAFNGVSISLPANQIKNLLKSNAVKAVWSNETFSVEPPVQVEGNGQEKGDQITVANYTPYDGLDRLHAEGITGKGIKVGVLDTGIDYNHPDLKDAYKGGYDFVNNDEDPMETTYAEWKKSGKPEKDGSSIYYTEHGTHVAGIIAGRGVANSEYKMTGAAPEADIYAYRVLGPYGSGSSDAIIAALDRAVQDDMDVINMSLGAAINDPNSPTSMAVNNAVLHGVTAVVSAGNSGDKMYTLGSPGAAAFALTVGASSIAMDVYQYSGVQNGKNYSLRQLAKNYADDLTQLKGKTYKLVNVNLGNPGDFTGKGVSGNIAFIKRGSIALIDKIKNAKANGAVAVIMYNDEANQAEGAIQAYLGESMDAIPAFSVSNAEGNAILAAMQAGNANFTFGDFTKVKTAGDELAGFSSRGPSRANTDIKPEITGPGVSILSTVPFYMNDKNADGTKPEDYKFAYERLSGTSMSSPYVAGVSALMLQSNKDLQPADVKTILMNTADPLSKDYSVFEIGSGRIDAYEAVHSSVEFAVMDKTPINLNGKEKSLDDITGAMSFGTYGFKDEDIKDSRHIKVKSLSKQDKTFNVEVNFQTGLRGSKDAAQNNVTLQGPATVKVEGNSDREIKFDLHIPKTAEIGTYEGNIVFTNNDNPSEQYQIPFGGRVVNEGIDKFNLYNPIFTAIKTAAGNPIPYIAGEVSIKSYMKTLDVIISDPKTGEDLGFVGAFNTAAMDENKSYPVYKLIGYIYYPFTGDKKNPISKDWKTLKPGHYIAKLVGKNEKGDTFIASKDIMLDHGVPNVTTSFDSLDQKVIEYSDSQLDSKGQFLYDFKVHVEDPEMKEAKSYGIPVDGRFAVVPYYNGYPRGAGLTDTNGDYVDKILVRSEYKVLPVSFLGVDDAGNGPVERRLVFTKNSTPYYYLKANKQAVTTGDTINYSVRSNNIKSLKTTKMELQVVNTQATIENVTLNDAVKQYGDAQVTVTAAPTKYSYMTAYTFTFTYLGNKTLPEDLKLFNFDLRTLDKGYTHREAFYVESASSIDQSNVETKDIYSFADIYDVKPKVTRFVSSVQAEGAKDPVTGQSIIGIDYRTLGAKITLTSYDGKTVLDAVPTLSSVGLYEFDGIKVDPNPHTIMVDVPGHFTMYRSLEFLSDEVRGELVGKYIRDPLELSLAGDVNKDNVIDVLDAIELQKNWDTNNPSSDLNFDKKVDSKDMYFIKKNYGISNPTLTDAPKAKTIYKGATLDSILSELSLK; this comes from the coding sequence TTGGTAAAAAAAGCTATCAAAAGCAAGATTGTAAAAAACTTAACTATAGCAGCCCTATCATGTAGCTTTATATTAAGTTCTATGGGACAAACACCGTATGTTCCAAAGGCTGCTAGTTATTCGAAGGCGGAGGAGATATTAGGCAGCTTAACACCAGAACAAAGAGCAGCTCTTAAGCAGATTTCAACGAATGAAGAAACAGGGTTACAACTTTCTTCCGATATCGATTTAACTTCTTTGGATTTAACTAATGTCATTGTTGAATTTAAGAATAAGCCGGCAAAGGTTGCACAAGTTGTTGCAGGAAAACAAGGTCAACCATTATCTGAAACTGAAGCAGCCGACTTAGTAAATCAGGACCATGAAACCTTTAACAAAGATTTTCAACAATTAAAGGATGAAAATAATAAAAAGGTAGATGTTAAAATTGAACGTTATTATAAGCATGCTTTCAATGGTGTTTCTATTAGTCTGCCTGCAAACCAAATTAAAAATCTATTAAAATCAAATGCAGTTAAAGCGGTTTGGAGTAACGAAACATTTTCCGTTGAACCTCCTGTTCAAGTTGAAGGTAATGGTCAAGAAAAAGGAGATCAAATCACGGTTGCGAATTACACACCATATGATGGCCTAGATCGTTTACATGCAGAAGGTATTACTGGTAAAGGAATTAAGGTTGGTGTTCTAGATACAGGAATCGATTATAATCATCCTGACTTAAAGGATGCTTATAAAGGCGGATATGATTTCGTCAATAATGATGAGGATCCGATGGAAACCACCTACGCAGAATGGAAAAAATCCGGTAAACCTGAAAAGGATGGAAGCTCGATATATTATACAGAACATGGTACGCATGTGGCAGGAATCATTGCGGGCCGTGGAGTTGCTAATAGTGAGTATAAAATGACAGGTGCAGCACCTGAAGCCGATATTTATGCTTATCGTGTACTTGGGCCATACGGCAGCGGGTCAAGTGATGCCATTATTGCAGCATTAGATCGAGCTGTTCAAGACGATATGGATGTCATCAACATGTCATTAGGTGCCGCTATTAATGATCCCAATTCTCCAACTTCCATGGCAGTAAACAATGCCGTCCTTCATGGAGTAACAGCGGTTGTATCAGCTGGAAATAGCGGTGACAAGATGTATACACTTGGTTCACCAGGAGCGGCAGCATTCGCTTTAACCGTTGGTGCATCATCGATCGCAATGGATGTTTATCAATATTCAGGCGTCCAAAATGGAAAAAATTATTCGTTAAGACAGCTGGCAAAAAACTATGCGGATGATTTAACGCAATTAAAAGGAAAAACCTATAAACTTGTGAATGTTAATCTAGGTAACCCAGGTGATTTTACTGGGAAAGGTGTAAGCGGAAACATTGCATTCATTAAGAGGGGATCCATTGCCTTAATTGATAAAATCAAAAATGCAAAAGCAAATGGTGCCGTTGCAGTCATTATGTATAATGATGAAGCCAATCAGGCAGAAGGGGCGATTCAGGCCTATTTAGGAGAATCGATGGACGCGATTCCAGCGTTTTCTGTATCAAATGCGGAAGGTAATGCCATTTTAGCAGCTATGCAAGCTGGTAATGCCAATTTCACTTTTGGTGACTTTACAAAGGTAAAAACGGCCGGAGATGAACTTGCAGGATTTAGTTCAAGAGGTCCATCTCGAGCTAATACTGATATCAAACCGGAAATAACTGGACCAGGAGTGTCCATTCTTTCAACCGTGCCATTTTATATGAATGATAAAAATGCTGATGGTACCAAACCGGAGGACTATAAATTTGCATACGAACGCTTATCAGGAACATCCATGTCTTCACCATATGTGGCAGGTGTATCCGCATTAATGCTTCAATCCAATAAGGATCTTCAGCCAGCTGATGTTAAGACGATTCTAATGAATACGGCAGATCCTCTTTCAAAGGATTATAGTGTTTTTGAAATAGGAAGCGGTCGAATCGATGCGTATGAAGCGGTTCACTCAAGTGTTGAGTTTGCAGTGATGGACAAAACACCTATTAACCTAAATGGAAAAGAAAAATCCTTGGATGATATAACAGGTGCCATGAGCTTTGGAACCTATGGTTTTAAAGATGAAGATATTAAGGATTCCCGTCACATTAAAGTAAAGAGTCTTTCCAAACAAGATAAAACTTTTAATGTAGAGGTTAATTTCCAAACGGGATTAAGAGGATCAAAAGATGCTGCACAAAACAACGTGACATTACAAGGTCCAGCAACCGTAAAAGTTGAGGGCAATAGTGACAGAGAGATCAAATTTGATTTACACATTCCAAAAACAGCAGAAATAGGAACGTATGAAGGAAATATTGTATTTACGAACAATGATAATCCTTCAGAGCAATACCAAATTCCGTTTGGCGGTCGAGTAGTAAATGAAGGAATTGATAAATTTAATCTCTATAACCCTATTTTTACAGCAATCAAAACAGCGGCTGGAAACCCTATACCTTATATAGCCGGAGAAGTATCAATCAAATCATATATGAAAACGTTGGATGTTATTATTTCTGATCCAAAGACAGGAGAAGACTTAGGTTTTGTGGGTGCATTCAATACCGCTGCAATGGATGAAAATAAATCGTATCCAGTTTATAAACTAATCGGTTATATTTACTATCCATTTACTGGTGATAAGAAAAATCCAATCAGCAAGGACTGGAAGACATTAAAACCAGGTCATTATATTGCAAAACTAGTAGGGAAAAATGAAAAGGGAGATACTTTCATAGCATCAAAAGATATTATGCTCGATCATGGAGTACCAAATGTAACGACAAGCTTTGACTCATTAGACCAGAAGGTAATTGAATATAGTGATAGTCAGCTAGATTCAAAAGGACAATTTCTATATGACTTTAAAGTCCATGTAGAGGATCCAGAGATGAAAGAAGCGAAGAGCTACGGTATACCTGTAGATGGAAGGTTTGCAGTAGTTCCTTACTACAATGGTTACCCTAGGGGAGCAGGTCTAACTGATACTAATGGTGACTACGTTGATAAAATTTTAGTTAGAAGTGAATACAAAGTACTGCCAGTTAGTTTTCTTGGGGTGGACGATGCAGGTAATGGACCTGTTGAAAGAAGGCTCGTCTTCACGAAGAATTCAACACCTTATTATTATTTGAAAGCTAATAAACAAGCGGTTACGACTGGCGATACGATCAACTATTCCGTTCGTTCCAATAATATCAAAAGTTTAAAAACAACCAAAATGGAGCTCCAAGTAGTAAATACTCAAGCGACAATTGAAAACGTTACTCTAAATGATGCGGTTAAACAATATGGTGACGCTCAAGTGACCGTAACAGCTGCACCTACAAAGTATTCTTATATGACAGCATACACCTTTACGTTTACGTATTTAGGTAATAAAACATTACCTGAAGATCTAAAATTATTTAACTTCGACTTAAGAACACTTGATAAAGGCTATACTCATAGAGAAGCCTTCTACGTAGAGAGTGCAAGCTCCATTGACCAATCAAATGTAGAAACGAAAGATATTTACTCTTTTGCAGACATTTATGATGTAAAACCAAAAGTCACTAGATTCGTAAGTTCAGTACAGGCAGAAGGAGCAAAAGATCCGGTAACAGGTCAATCGATTATAGGCATTGACTACAGAACACTTGGAGCGAAAATAACTTTAACATCATATGATGGAAAAACAGTCCTTGATGCAGTACCAACACTATCGAGTGTCGGCCTATATGAGTTTGATGGCATTAAAGTTGATCCAAATCCACATACGATTATGGTAGATGTTCCTGGACATTTTACGATGTATAGATCATTGGAATTTTTATCTGATGAAGTTCGTGGTGAATTGGTTGGAAAATACATCCGCGATCCATTAGAATTGTCTCTGGCTGGAGATGTGAATAAAGATAATGTCATCGATGTTCTAGATGCCATCGAGCTGCAAAAAAATTGGGACACCAATAATCCATCTTCAGATTTAAACTTTGATAAGAAAGTGGATAGTAAAGATATGTATTTTATAAAGAAAAATTATGGAATCAGTAATCCTACATTAACAGATGCGCCAAAAGCTAAAACCATTTATAAAGGGGCTACATTGGATAGTATACTAAGTGAATTAAGTTTAAAATAA